Proteins encoded together in one Salarchaeum sp. JOR-1 window:
- a CDS encoding ABC transporter ATP-binding protein, which translates to MTDHVLELDGVDSGYGEVQVLDDCSMHLDSDEIVCLIGPNGAGKSTVLKTVFGMLDPWTGTVTYHGEDIGGMAPEEIVRDGIGYVPQTDNVFGSLSIEENLRMGGVARNDGLDAVIDDLYERFPLLDEKRRAKARTLSGGQRQVLAFARALVMEPDVLLIDEPSAGLAPNTAQEVFGHVEAVNDMGAAILMVEQNAKEGLGISDRGYVLDQGTVRFEGEADSLLDDDEVSKLYLGGA; encoded by the coding sequence GTGACCGACCACGTCCTCGAACTGGACGGCGTCGACAGCGGGTACGGCGAGGTACAAGTCCTCGACGACTGCTCGATGCACCTGGACTCCGACGAGATCGTCTGCCTCATCGGCCCGAACGGCGCCGGCAAGTCGACCGTTCTCAAGACCGTGTTCGGGATGCTCGACCCGTGGACGGGAACCGTCACCTACCACGGGGAGGACATCGGCGGCATGGCCCCCGAGGAGATCGTCCGGGACGGCATCGGCTACGTCCCGCAGACCGACAACGTGTTCGGGTCGCTGTCCATCGAGGAGAACCTCCGGATGGGCGGTGTCGCCCGGAACGACGGGCTCGACGCGGTCATCGACGACCTCTACGAGCGGTTCCCGCTGCTCGACGAGAAGCGGCGCGCGAAGGCGCGCACGCTCTCCGGCGGTCAGCGCCAGGTGCTCGCGTTCGCTCGGGCGCTCGTGATGGAGCCGGACGTCCTGCTCATCGACGAGCCGTCCGCGGGGCTGGCTCCCAACACCGCACAGGAGGTGTTCGGCCACGTCGAGGCGGTCAACGACATGGGCGCGGCCATCCTGATGGTCGAGCAGAACGCCAAGGAAGGCCTCGGTATCTCCGACCGCGGATACGTCCTCGATCAGGGAACCGTCCGGTTCGAGGGCGAGGCCGACAGCCTGCTGGACGACGACGAGGTGTCGAAGCTCTACCTCGGCGGTGCCTGA
- a CDS encoding DMT family transporter: MYVVSKWSFAFVPPVTMGFLRVTVGAVALWLSVRASDWRARRDAGGNRRNRIDPGDWPAFVVLGCWVTATIVTQFLGTELTNASQGSLLTVLTPVFAVVLGASVLGEHVTRAKASGIALAAVGTVIVLAGQYDLTSVAAGNAAGVALLVLASLAWAGYTVWGVSVVRTYGALTAATYSTIAATPMLAALAAVELAVLGRGIGSIPLSADVVFAVAYLGLASTAAAWYVWYKGLEFVPAGTVAVFYFVQPVVGISLGSILLGEQIGSGFALGSLVIALGVWVVSRERGDDTDTDSAER; encoded by the coding sequence ATGTACGTCGTCAGCAAGTGGAGCTTCGCGTTCGTACCACCGGTGACGATGGGGTTCTTGCGCGTCACCGTCGGCGCCGTCGCGCTCTGGCTCAGCGTCCGCGCGAGCGACTGGCGTGCACGCCGTGACGCTGGCGGGAACCGCCGTAACCGAATCGACCCCGGAGACTGGCCGGCATTCGTGGTTCTCGGCTGCTGGGTGACCGCCACCATCGTCACGCAGTTCCTCGGAACGGAACTCACGAACGCCAGCCAGGGGTCGCTTCTGACCGTTCTGACGCCCGTCTTCGCCGTCGTGCTCGGTGCGAGCGTGCTCGGCGAGCACGTCACGCGTGCCAAGGCGAGCGGAATCGCCCTCGCCGCCGTCGGAACCGTCATCGTGCTCGCCGGCCAGTACGACCTGACGAGCGTCGCGGCGGGTAACGCCGCCGGCGTCGCCCTGCTCGTGCTCGCCAGTCTCGCGTGGGCGGGCTACACCGTCTGGGGCGTGTCGGTCGTCCGAACGTACGGCGCGCTGACCGCCGCCACCTACTCCACGATCGCTGCCACGCCCATGCTCGCCGCGTTGGCAGCCGTCGAACTCGCCGTCCTCGGGCGAGGGATCGGCTCCATCCCGCTGTCCGCCGATGTCGTGTTCGCCGTCGCGTATCTCGGGCTGGCCTCCACCGCCGCCGCGTGGTACGTCTGGTACAAGGGCTTGGAGTTCGTTCCCGCCGGAACCGTGGCGGTCTTCTACTTCGTCCAGCCGGTCGTCGGTATCTCGCTCGGGTCGATCCTGCTCGGCGAGCAAATCGGATCCGGCTTCGCGCTCGGGAGCCTCGTCATCGCGCTCGGCGTCTGGGTCGTTAGCCGGGAACGCGGCGACGACACCGACACGGACTCGGCCGAGCGATGA
- a CDS encoding putative quinol monooxygenase, protein MVSHATFPLGPATREDALDRIDGLVEASQAEDGMFADHAATDVSDPNLIRFFEQYEDEAAFESHTRTGHGQEFETALPDGLAGEPDVRRFDVASERNSAGSGPLPSGAHRRNSFRRAGSVAAYARETRPQPR, encoded by the coding sequence ATCGTTAGTCACGCCACGTTCCCGCTCGGCCCGGCGACCCGCGAGGACGCACTCGACCGCATCGACGGCCTCGTCGAAGCGTCGCAAGCGGAGGACGGAATGTTCGCCGACCACGCGGCGACGGACGTCTCGGATCCGAACCTGATCCGGTTCTTCGAGCAGTACGAGGACGAAGCCGCGTTCGAGTCGCACACCCGAACCGGACACGGCCAGGAGTTCGAGACGGCGCTCCCCGACGGCCTCGCCGGCGAGCCCGACGTACGCCGGTTCGACGTCGCCTCCGAAAGGAACTCAGCCGGTAGCGGGCCGCTCCCATCGGGCGCGCACCGCCGGAACAGTTTTCGGCGTGCCGGTTCTGTCGCCGCGTATGCACGAGAAACTCGACCGCAGCCACGGTAA
- a CDS encoding STAS/SEC14 domain-containing protein → MHEKLDRSHGNVLGYEVRDELGEDDLAAILEDFEETIREEGSVRVLVEMPSVPTPQLDALDEDVGFWLEHGDDIEKYAVVGDSTLVEWATAAGDRVSSIDIRHFDAGDIDDAWAWVDA, encoded by the coding sequence ATGCACGAGAAACTCGACCGCAGCCACGGTAACGTACTGGGCTACGAGGTGCGGGACGAACTCGGCGAGGACGACCTGGCGGCGATCCTCGAAGACTTCGAAGAGACGATTCGCGAGGAGGGGTCGGTTCGCGTGCTCGTCGAGATGCCGTCGGTGCCGACGCCGCAGCTGGACGCGCTCGACGAGGACGTCGGGTTCTGGCTGGAGCACGGCGACGACATCGAGAAGTACGCGGTCGTCGGCGACAGCACGCTCGTCGAGTGGGCGACCGCGGCCGGTGACCGCGTCTCGAGTATCGACATCCGGCACTTCGACGCGGGCGACATCGACGACGCGTGGGCGTGGGTGGACGCCTGA
- a CDS encoding LpqB family beta-propeller domain-containing protein, which produces MSGDFSAERYYDYSIPSSPAVSPDGDRVAFLATEFDESEDDSRTSLFVAPTDGSRDPYRLTRASDASNPQWGPDGERLAFVGARDEDAELAVERESESGDDEEDSGPVGGDGPRPRHCARVRRRWSRRARPPPRRTRHRVPRH; this is translated from the coding sequence ATGAGTGGCGACTTCTCGGCGGAGCGGTACTACGACTACAGCATCCCGAGTTCGCCCGCCGTGTCGCCGGACGGCGACCGGGTGGCGTTCCTCGCGACCGAGTTCGACGAGTCCGAGGACGACTCGCGGACGTCGCTGTTCGTCGCGCCGACGGACGGCTCCCGCGACCCCTACCGGCTCACGCGGGCGTCCGACGCGTCGAACCCCCAGTGGGGGCCGGACGGCGAGCGGCTCGCGTTCGTCGGCGCGCGCGACGAGGACGCCGAACTCGCGGTCGAGCGCGAGAGCGAGAGCGGGGACGACGAGGAGGACTCCGGGCCGGTGGGCGGGGACGGACCGCGGCCTCGTCACTGCGCTCGCGTACGGCGACGTTGGAGTCGACGCGCTCGCCCGCCTCCTCGCCGCACTCGCCATCGCGTTCCCCGTCACTGA
- a CDS encoding transglutaminaseTgpA domain-containing protein, which yields MAEGTAIGTDGGGRSVGRALLAAAVVVGVVLATGVAPAFGSVAGGAPLASLLPVVDPPADAGAGGASGSALSGGGLGALNAGSQVGVGGDLASNASAFQSLNDEVHFVVESPQPAYWRTNAYTTYTGTGWSSDGERRAYDPPVASGAGNAFSYRVTLRQAATSLPAVWTPRTLDTNTDLSVTPTDGVIAQSRLPAGTTYSGTSVRPPDDPGLLRSLGTDYPRGIESTYTQLPEESRDALTPLVNNITAGAETPYDAAKQVENWLESTKEYSLNVTDAPNGNVATQFAFQMETGYCEYFATTMAAMLRTQGIPARYVVGYSTGEQTGEDEYTVRAMNAHAWVEVYFPDVGWVRFDPTPASERLSQESQALRNQTGSGYETVTPTTQPPSDDTTTTPPDGTTTTDGTTTTTDGSGSGSDSGDGSGSDGAQSDGSGSDGSQAAGGLSVSLNRTPVPGAAVAVTVTAGGNPASGVDVFFNGERVGVTGADGTVVGVVPYARELTVRAKAETVTWQAVGASFESGFATGSASIPAAAANNSTTYAVATNASVSLLGRTVTGNPVTVVAAVDGVPVRDAAVFLNGERVATTNDSGRARVTLPAEPGNATVRVVRDPVNGSAAVRLERLSLSGEPSLPLALPGTAATVTATLNGTPVADVPVFLDGERVGVTGADGTLRVSLPVASSAAATAIAYGQERTLTFDGLFLHAGGVALGLLGVLGGAVYGLGRYGTSPRGLLAWVVGAAVAVARAAVNLVVALAGRAVAAVQRALAAVANTVRGRRSPRELAAAFAAWLAALREDAAARTRSVRGVFGSGDADGEAAEVSEAQRTLRDAWRDFLEATSVRRPARHTPGELATHAVERDDLPADAVREVRDAFRSVEYGRRDPDDRLPAVEDAMREIEAARRPDDGGEQ from the coding sequence ATGGCTGAGGGGACGGCGATCGGCACGGACGGCGGCGGTCGGAGCGTGGGGCGCGCGCTGCTCGCGGCCGCGGTAGTCGTCGGCGTCGTGCTCGCGACGGGCGTCGCGCCCGCGTTCGGCTCCGTCGCCGGGGGCGCGCCGCTCGCCAGCCTCCTCCCCGTCGTCGACCCGCCCGCGGACGCCGGGGCCGGCGGGGCTTCGGGGAGCGCGCTGTCCGGCGGTGGGCTGGGCGCGCTGAACGCGGGCTCGCAGGTCGGCGTTGGGGGCGACCTCGCGTCGAACGCCTCCGCGTTCCAGTCGCTGAACGACGAGGTTCACTTCGTCGTCGAGAGCCCGCAGCCGGCCTACTGGCGGACGAACGCGTACACGACCTACACGGGAACGGGCTGGTCGAGTGACGGCGAGCGGCGCGCGTACGACCCACCGGTCGCCTCCGGGGCCGGGAACGCGTTCTCCTATCGGGTGACGCTCCGGCAGGCCGCGACCTCGCTCCCGGCGGTGTGGACGCCGCGAACGCTCGACACGAACACCGACCTGTCGGTGACACCCACCGATGGCGTGATCGCGCAGTCGCGGCTTCCCGCGGGCACGACGTACTCGGGGACGAGCGTTCGGCCGCCGGACGACCCCGGCCTGTTGCGGTCGCTCGGCACGGACTATCCGCGCGGCATCGAGTCGACGTACACTCAGCTTCCCGAGGAGTCCCGGGACGCCTTGACGCCGCTCGTGAACAACATCACCGCGGGCGCGGAGACGCCGTACGACGCCGCGAAACAGGTGGAGAACTGGCTCGAATCGACCAAGGAGTACTCGCTGAACGTCACCGACGCGCCGAACGGGAACGTCGCGACCCAGTTCGCATTCCAGATGGAGACGGGGTACTGCGAGTACTTCGCGACGACGATGGCCGCGATGCTGCGCACGCAGGGGATTCCCGCCCGGTACGTCGTCGGGTACTCGACCGGCGAGCAGACCGGCGAGGACGAGTACACGGTTCGCGCGATGAACGCCCACGCGTGGGTGGAGGTCTACTTCCCGGACGTGGGCTGGGTGCGCTTCGACCCGACGCCCGCGAGCGAGCGGCTCAGCCAGGAGAGCCAGGCCCTCCGGAATCAGACCGGTTCCGGCTACGAGACGGTTACGCCGACCACCCAGCCGCCGAGCGACGACACGACCACGACGCCGCCCGACGGCACCACCACGACTGACGGCACGACCACGACGACCGACGGTTCCGGCAGCGGGAGCGACTCCGGCGACGGTTCCGGTTCGGACGGCGCGCAATCGGACGGCTCCGGTTCCGACGGTTCGCAGGCCGCCGGCGGGCTGTCGGTGTCGCTGAACCGGACGCCGGTTCCGGGCGCGGCCGTGGCGGTGACGGTGACCGCGGGCGGGAACCCGGCGTCCGGCGTGGACGTGTTCTTCAACGGGGAGCGCGTCGGCGTGACGGGCGCGGACGGAACGGTGGTCGGCGTGGTGCCGTACGCCCGGGAGTTGACGGTGCGCGCGAAGGCGGAGACGGTGACGTGGCAGGCCGTCGGCGCGTCGTTCGAGAGCGGGTTCGCAACGGGGAGCGCGTCGATTCCGGCCGCGGCCGCGAACAACTCCACGACGTACGCCGTGGCGACGAACGCGTCCGTCTCGCTGCTGGGGCGGACGGTCACCGGGAACCCGGTGACGGTCGTCGCAGCGGTCGACGGCGTTCCCGTGCGTGACGCCGCGGTCTTCCTGAACGGCGAGCGGGTGGCGACGACGAACGACTCGGGGCGGGCGCGGGTGACGCTACCCGCGGAGCCGGGGAACGCGACCGTGCGCGTGGTTCGCGACCCCGTGAACGGCTCCGCGGCGGTGCGACTCGAACGGCTGTCCCTGTCGGGCGAGCCGTCGCTCCCGCTCGCACTCCCGGGAACGGCCGCGACGGTGACGGCGACGCTGAACGGCACGCCCGTCGCTGACGTGCCCGTGTTCCTCGACGGCGAGCGAGTGGGCGTGACGGGCGCGGACGGGACGCTCCGCGTGTCGCTGCCGGTCGCGTCGTCCGCCGCCGCGACCGCCATCGCGTACGGACAGGAGCGCACGCTGACGTTCGACGGGCTCTTCCTGCACGCGGGCGGCGTCGCGCTCGGTCTGCTCGGCGTGCTCGGCGGCGCCGTCTACGGACTGGGGCGGTACGGCACGTCGCCGCGCGGCCTGCTCGCGTGGGTGGTCGGCGCGGCGGTGGCGGTCGCGCGCGCCGCCGTGAACCTCGTCGTGGCGCTCGCAGGACGCGCGGTCGCGGCGGTGCAGCGCGCGCTCGCCGCCGTCGCGAACACCGTCCGCGGCCGGCGGTCGCCCCGGGAACTCGCGGCGGCGTTCGCCGCGTGGCTCGCCGCGCTGCGCGAGGACGCCGCCGCCCGAACGCGCTCGGTTCGAGGCGTATTCGGGTCGGGTGACGCGGACGGGGAGGCCGCGGAGGTATCGGAGGCCCAGCGGACGCTGCGGGACGCGTGGCGCGACTTCCTCGAGGCGACCTCGGTTCGGCGGCCGGCCCGGCACACGCCCGGGGAGCTCGCGACGCACGCCGTCGAGCGCGACGACCTGCCGGCGGACGCAGTGCGGGAGGTGCGGGACGCGTTCCGGTCGGTCGAGTACGGCCGACGCGACCCCGACGACCGCCTCCCCGCGGTCGAGGACGCGATGCGGGAGATAGAGGCGGCCCGCCGCCCCGACGACGGAGGTGAGCAGTGA
- a CDS encoding DUF58 domain-containing protein gives MSDGVRERSGRWSVAGVGALTLAGVGFLYTAPLVIAAAAIPAAFAAYDALTTVPSRGRVRVVREFGASAPRPGERVTVTLTVENTGESAIPDLRVVDGVPDELAVASGAPRVSTALSAGSATTVEYAVVAKRGTYEFGAPVARARSFSASTAVTVDVDPDGDTELVGQRAVDAPPITDSTTLRAGTQTTDRGGSGLEFHATREYQHGDPVNRLNWRQYAKTGELSTVEFREEHAVRAALVVDARTPTRVVPRPGEPTGTELAGYVGRRLHGALTAASIDTDVTAVGLAADHGAPLGPDGLPWADAADGRETAALVFSAVEAAADDTPDPDAAWQSTPPNAESWDAATTDWVTELGERLPARAEVVVVSPLLDNWPVRAASALATRGYGVTVVSPDVVAESSVGGRLARVHRDLRTRTLRERDVRVVDWSLDAPLDTVLDASLSHVLSQ, from the coding sequence ATGAGTGACGGCGTGCGCGAGCGCTCCGGCCGGTGGAGCGTGGCGGGCGTCGGCGCGCTCACGCTCGCGGGCGTCGGCTTTCTCTACACCGCGCCGCTCGTCATCGCCGCCGCGGCGATTCCGGCCGCGTTCGCCGCGTACGACGCCCTGACCACGGTTCCGTCGCGGGGTCGAGTGCGCGTAGTGCGGGAGTTCGGCGCGAGCGCGCCGCGGCCGGGCGAGCGCGTCACGGTCACGCTCACCGTGGAGAACACGGGCGAGTCGGCGATTCCCGACCTCCGCGTCGTGGACGGCGTGCCGGACGAACTCGCCGTCGCGTCCGGCGCGCCCCGCGTGTCCACCGCGCTCAGCGCGGGGTCGGCGACAACGGTCGAGTACGCGGTGGTTGCGAAGCGCGGGACGTACGAGTTCGGCGCGCCGGTCGCGCGAGCGCGGTCGTTCTCCGCGTCTACCGCGGTCACCGTCGACGTCGACCCGGACGGCGACACCGAACTCGTCGGCCAGCGCGCGGTGGACGCGCCGCCGATCACGGACTCGACGACGCTCCGCGCGGGCACGCAGACGACCGACCGCGGCGGGAGCGGCCTCGAATTCCACGCGACCCGCGAGTACCAGCACGGCGACCCCGTGAACCGCCTGAACTGGCGGCAGTACGCGAAGACGGGCGAACTCTCCACGGTGGAGTTCCGAGAGGAGCACGCGGTTCGCGCCGCGCTCGTCGTGGACGCGCGCACGCCGACCCGGGTCGTGCCGAGGCCGGGCGAACCGACGGGAACCGAACTCGCCGGGTACGTCGGCCGCCGACTCCACGGCGCGCTGACCGCCGCGAGCATCGACACGGACGTGACCGCCGTCGGCCTCGCCGCCGACCACGGCGCGCCGCTCGGCCCGGACGGCCTCCCGTGGGCGGACGCCGCGGACGGCCGGGAGACCGCCGCCCTCGTGTTCTCCGCCGTCGAGGCCGCCGCGGACGACACCCCCGACCCGGACGCCGCCTGGCAGTCGACGCCGCCGAACGCCGAGTCCTGGGACGCCGCGACGACCGACTGGGTGACGGAACTCGGCGAGCGCCTCCCCGCCCGCGCCGAGGTGGTCGTGGTGTCGCCGCTGCTCGACAACTGGCCCGTGCGCGCCGCGAGCGCGCTCGCCACCCGCGGCTACGGCGTCACCGTCGTCAGCCCCGACGTGGTTGCCGAGTCGTCCGTCGGCGGCCGCCTCGCGCGCGTCCACCGCGACCTCCGGACGCGAACCCTCCGCGAGCGCGACGTGCGCGTCGTCGACTGGAGCCTGGACGCCCCGCTCGACACCGTCCTCGACGCCTCCCTCTCCCACGTCCTCAGCCAATGA